Sequence from the Prunus persica cultivar Lovell chromosome G5, Prunus_persica_NCBIv2, whole genome shotgun sequence genome:
TTTTGAAATCATAAAtttggaaacacaaaataagaaacagTAATTCAGATACATTGCTGATGTAGCAACCGCTTGTGCATTGAAAGAGATGATGAGGCTTACATGAATGTGTCCAGAAAAGCTGTGGTAAGTGACTTTTGTTGTTATTGATCCATACGTCATAGGCAATGGCATTGACAGATACATGTATGTTTCTTAGACATGTGTTCTTCAGCTATGACAGTTGTTGCTCCTGAAAAGCTGTATGTATGAAACCTGGTTTTTGTGACTTGGGGGAATGGCTTTCGTGACTGGTTTTTGTTGGTATGTACAggggtttcttttttcctgtGATTAGCGACGAAGAAAGTGAGATTCGGCACTCTATTTGTCCCTGTCTGTTTGTTTAGGAAGTAAAGGTGAAATAGCATATCTGTAATCTCAGCTGTTCCTCTGGATATAATTGAATTGATCCTTTTAATCCCAGATCAGTGGtttgagattttattttatttttgccttATTTATAGAATTTCCAGCCAATTTTTATCAGAACATAGAATTGGATATTTGTTTACTTAGACAGTTCTAATTCTTACATTCTGTTCTAGTCTCCCCAGATTTTCTATTGCTcttcttgagagagagagagagagagagagagagagagagacagacagacagacagacagacagacagccAGTGTAAGTTTCTCAAGAGAAGTAAGTATATAGAAAAACAGAAAggcacaaagaaaaaaaaaaaattacaatatgtGAAATCTGCAATCATTCAGCAGACCtgtattcttttttgggttatttttAAGTCTCATAAAATCTAGTACTTAGATATCATTCAGAAGACATTGATTAGGCCTGTAaatattctctctttttctctcttttcctggtattttttaattgggttgtttttgtttaccCTTTTATCACAGTTACAGGGTTTATAGGCCACATGGTCATATTCTTTTACTGTACTACGTTACCGCCGAAAAAGCATAAAAATTCCATGTAGGTTGCCTGGATCTCTGCAAGACGGTACTTTTAGCtgcagaaggaaaaaaaatatgaaaaaagaaatctttGTTGGAGGAAATCCAccagaaaataaagataataaaagTACAAAGAACTGTACCTTAATGTGGAAAACGGATTCTGACTGAGCTGCTGGGTTTGTGCCATGGACCCCACGAGGACCTCTGTTTTCAGTGCTCACGTGGGCAGCGCGTTTGCCTCATTAAACTCACTGCCTGCTCTGTTTTCCGCCTATCAAAATGcagaggaaagaagaagaagaagatgatgatgaaagaAGACGACAAACTTCAATTCATTTTTGTACTTACTGGCATGTGCTTTTactgctttctttttcttttaccttttcttttatcCTTGTGCGGCTGTGCATGTGGAGTTTGGTAAATTTACCATCGGTAATAAAATGgcagtttctttctttctttctgctGATATTATCAAATTCCATGAGCTATTTTTAGAAAACATGGACATTGTTGGGTGGTTTTCAAAAAAAACCCCAGAAAAGGAAAGCAAAACTGGACCCTGAACTTTCTACTTTTTATGAAAATgtaatgaaaatggaaaaacaaagagaaccATTTTGAGGTGCAGGTGGAAGAAACTGTGGGTTACAGCTAGAGAGTGTACTGTTATGATCTTGTGTTAAGAAAAGTAGCGGTTTGAGTGCTGCAGAGTTTTACTGCTGGGATCCTTTCCTTTGGTGCTCACCAAAAAGaactaaaaaggaaaaagatcgAAAGggaatttagaaagaaaaaggctCAATCAACTAAAACAATCCCATCTACAAGATGTCAATTTCTTAGGTTTCAATCATTGTCACATTTTGGCAATCCACAAGacagtaaaaacaaaatcccatCCAAACCCAGTTCTTAAATCAAACGTTTCACAAGTGCAAGTTGTTCTTCTCCCACACGCAACACTCGATCAAAACCCAATCAACACTTGGTCACAAATGCAATTTCCTATTCTTTTGTGGGTTGCATTACTATTAGGCTTAAAAAGTGTGTTTTAGCCTTTCATGTTTTCATTGACATGTTTCAAGTGGTCCAAAGTGTAAAAGCCTAACATTGTGGCCAAAATGTAGGTGCGTTTGCCATGGTGGGTTGGTTTTATCTGCACTATGTATAAAGGGAGGCAGTCAAAAGTGGGGATAAGTGTTTAAAATTGATATGACGCAATGCATGAATGAGAGAGACGATCAACTAAATCAAACTACCAcccatcttgtttttctctcctccttcCTTGCACCCCAATGGCACGCTTTTGGACCACCTCAAGGCCCAAACATTTTTAATGCAATCAATTAGTAATTTTCAGTGCTatcactttagaaacacaaaaTGACAAAAGATACCAACTTAAAATGAAAGATCCTAGGTTAAAAAAATGGAATTGATGTTGGTTACCGAGGGGTTTACACATGAAGGGGTGCTATGGGTAGACTCGGGTGGGCTGTATAGACCTGGTTAATCATACCTATATGATTCATCTCTGTCGAACCCCTTATATGGACCTTCATATTAGCCACATGATCATTTCATTAAACTTAAGTGAAGTTACTATTCAAATTAATCATGTGGCTAATATGAAGATCTATATCTATAGTCCATATATGATACCATCACCATAGAACGACTTCGTTCATGCCTCCAAATGTATACGAGAGTGCAGATAATAACAACTCTTAAGAAGTTCTCAAAAAAGTATCTTTTGGACTGGATTGAGGTATTAGGTCCATTTCAATTGTCCAATGTTTGTGAGAACAAAAATTATGTACTTGTAATGGGCCCATTTGAAGCCCATTCACAATGTTCTTTTAAAGCCTAAGCCCAGACCAAGCCCAAGAATAGTTAAGTCCACGGGTGGACCCGCGCAATCAATAACGGTATTTGGTGGGAGTCAAATTTCAGTCTCTGCCTCTCAACGAAAGCAAAGCGCATTTAGGCAGCACAGCTTTCAGTCGCAAAAATTCCCgataaaaaccctaaaataccCTCGCGCTCCATTCAAATTTCCCACTCGCACCACCGAACCGAAATGGCTTGAAACCATGGAATCCGCGCTACCTCCAGCCTCCGACCTCTCGCCCTCGATCGTCTCATTCCTCAACGACAAGTTCCGGACCAATGCAAACTTGAACGGGGCTCCGGCTCTCCTGTCGGAGCTCCAAACCCAGTGCGGCGACTTGGATCGAACCCTAATCGACCTCAACCGGAGCCTCGGGTCCTCACTTCTAGCTTACGCTTCGTTCTCCGATCGGGTCCACGGCGTCTTAGGCGACATCAATGCCCAATTGACGGGTCTCGGATCCTCCACTCGCTCTCGCAGTTCAGGTTTTGTGTGTGCTGCTATTGAGAAGTGTGCAATTCTCATTTAGATTTTCGATTTTGGGTTAAATTTCGTTTCTTTCTGTTAAATTCTGGAACTTTTTGTGTGTAGATGGAGAAGGAAAGGAGAGAGCCGAGCAGATTTTGGGGGAGGAGCTGCCGGCATTGGCGAAGGAAGTGGCGAGGGTTGAGTCGGTTCGAACATACGCAGGTGCTTTCTTGGGCAATAATAAAAGTGAATGAATAAATTCAAGGAACTAGTTTTAGCTGAAAGctataattttttagattttctttgtttttcgaTTAGCTCATTTTGTTTGGAAAGACACCACAAAAGAATAATTGAAGGATTGTTCCTCATTCCCCGGATAATAATAACATCGACTATGAAATACTACATTGATGCTTCAATTATTTGTGCAAGTAGAGAACGAGATGAATAAGAAATTCAATCTACTTAGCCCAACCAATTTGTCCTCTATCTTGAAAATTACTGATCTTGAATTCTTGGTAAGTTGTCCATTTTGCTCTGTATTCTTGTGTTAATGCAGTTGTATGTATTGTGAATGCTTCCACTGTTCTAAAAGCGGTTTAGGCAGTAAGAGATGGCTAATGTTGGACCATGAAGATGAAAATGTTTTTTTGCGATACTACAAGATGGGAGAATCCCAGTTCTTTATGGTTCCCAATCAAATATTTTGAAGATGAAATATGGACAGCATGCGATTGAGCTCCAACCAGTACAATCTTATCTTCTTAATTAGTTGAAATATTAAGGCTGTATTAATAATGCTTAAATTaactattttgaatttttttaaatcatccAGGCAGATTTGCTTTTCACATTTTTGAGAGATTTTTCGTTGATGTGAAGTTGTCCTTTTACTTCTGAGTTGCTGCAATTTTCATACTGTGTATTTGGGTGCACTCGCTTGGCCTCTTTCTTCCCTGTTTAATAGGCCTGTGctacatttttctttgttacagTTATTAGCTGCTGCAAAGCATACTACTATCTGTTATTTTGAAATCAAACTGTCTCACATTTCTGggtcttttattttcatctttcAGAGACAGCATTGAAGCTTCAAACTATGATTGGTGATATTGAAGATGCAGTATCGTCTACCATGAAGAAAAACTCATGGAAGCATTCTTCGAAACAGAATTCAGAAGTGAGCACCCGTCCTGTcgtttgtgaaaacaaaataatgtaGGGATTAcaatttctgaaatcaatattTCTTATGCCTAATtcgcctttttcttttcccctgCAGGAAATGCGTCTGGTTGCTATTAAAACACTTAAACTGATAGAAGATATTTTAACTTCAGTTACAAAGACACACCCTCAATGGGAACATCTTGTGTCAGCAGTTGATCACAGAGTAGATCGAGCTCTGGCCATTTTAAGACCCCATGCTATAGCAGATCACCGGGCCCTCCTTACTTCCCTTGGATGGCCACCGCCTCTTGCCATTTTGACTTCCTCAACTCCATATACAGGGAGATCAACTGAAGTTCTGAATCCTCTTTTCACAATGCAAGGAGACCTCAAAGACCAGTACTGCGAAAACTTTTTTGCCTTGTGCAGCTTACAGGAGTTGCAGAGACGAAGAAAATCGCGTCAACTAGAGGGCTATAATCGGGAACTTGCTCTGCATCAGCCACTTTGGGTGATTGAAGAGCTTGTGAATCCTATATCATTGGCATCCCAACGCCATTTCACAAAATGGGTTGATAAGCCAGAATTTATATTTGCTCTTGTCTACAAGATCACCAGGGATTATGTTGACTCTATGGATGAGTTATTGCAACCACTGGTTGATGAAGCAATGTTAACAGGGTACAGTTGCAGAGAAGAATGGATTTCAGCAATGGTATCTTCCTTATCAACATACTTGGCAAAAGAGATATTCCCAAAATATGCTGGACAACTGGATGAAGATAGCACAACGGGTAGTCAGTCACAGGCTAGAATATCCTGGCTTTATCTTGTTGACTTGATGATATCGTTTGATAAACAAATCAAGTCTCTGATAGAACATTCTGGAATCTTGCTTTCACTTCAGGATGATGGGGACTTCTCAAAGGTTTCTTCTCTATCTGTTTTCTGTGATCGACCAGATTGGCTTGATTTATGGGCAGAGATAGAATTAAGTGATATACTAGAAAAGTTGAAACCTGACACTAGTGATGAGAGAAATTGGACCATGAAAGTCCAAGGAGCAGTTCTTTTATCTGCTACTGAAGATTACAAAGCTCCTGCAGTTTGCAGTGCCTATCTTCGTTGTCTATCATCTGTGGTTGATCGTTGTCGATCATTGCCTAGCATCTCTATGAGGTCCAGGTTTCTCAGATTAGCTGCAGTACCTATTATACAAAAATTCTTGGACTGCTTACTCATCAGGTGCCAAGAAGCTGAAGGTCTGACTGCCTTGACGGATGATGATGCCCTAGTTAAAGTTGCAAACTCCATTAATGCTGCTCGCTACTTCGAATCTGTTTTAAAGGAATGGAGTGAGGACGTCTTTTTCCTTGAGATATGGTCAGGTCAAAGTGATCAGCTGGGAATATCAGTTGGTGATCAAAATGGTAATGTAGAACCAGTGGAAGGTCTTGAAAGTGGTATTTTCTATGAGGAGATTGTAAAGTTGGAGGAGTTTAGAATAGAATGGGCTGAAAAATTGTCTGTTGTTATATTGAGGGGATTTGATGCTCAATGTCGAGATTATATGAAGAACAGGAGGCAGTGGCAGGAAAAGAGTGAGGACGGTTGGACAGTGTCCAAATTTTTAGTTGGTGCTCTAGATTATTTGCAAGGTAAAATGTCAGTTGTAGAAAATGGTTTGAACGGGATAGACTTTGTTGGGGTGTGGAGAAGTTTGGCAGCTGGGATAGATCGCTCATTTTTCAATGGTATTCTAATGAGCAACGTGAAGTTTTACGATGGCGGAGTTGAGAGGTTTGGCAGTGATTTGGAGGTTTTATTTGGGGCATTTGGAGCTTGGTGTTTGAGACCTGAGGGCTTTTTCCCCAGAGTAAGTGAGGGCTTAAAGTTGTTGAAGATGGAAGAAGAGAAACTTCAAAACAGTTTGGCAGGAGGTGAGAAATGGATGAAGGAGAATGGGATTAGACATTTGAATGTACCAGATGTAGAAAAGATTGTGAAGAGTAGAGTCTTTACCAGTTGAGGGCTCCCAAGTGTTGTGTTGTACATGATTTAGGATCCCTTGGATTGacccatttaattttttttttttaaatttataaaaaacacACAGTAAAGGGAAAAAAGTTTGCCTTTTTTACTCTGGGAAGATAGTTCAGTTCATTGTAGTTGCAGCTTGAGAAAATTATTCCCTTTGATTATTGTTAATTCAAATGGATCCTCTTAACATCTGTGTAATGTTGGAATAATGATAGTTGTTTATGGCATGCTTGAATCTGGTGGGTTGAGGCCATCAAACAAAATTTACTCTTTATACGAGTTTGAGAACTCAGTGTGAATGATGAGAGATGGCGAggggtttattttattttctttcagtCTTAACATGGTGAAGCTTTCAAGTTGAACTCTTTTCAAAATGGCTTCACAGATAATTAGAGAGTGAATTGTAGTGCCATTCTCATGCAATTTCATTGCAATCATGTTGTGAAGAGTGtattttttgcttctttttgtgGGTTTTAGTGGGAGGATATCTTGATCATCTTGATAACCTCTTGTTATgtcatcctttttctttttctttttccctcatggattcaaaattggaaatttaaCTCCCACTCACGACAAAGATGGAGTTGAAGGTAACTTGACATAACGTAGTGCAAGCATATGGTGAAGGCTGTTGGCATCTTCCCAGACACAGAAAAATATAGGCGTTTAGGGAACGCAATGAACGTACCTTCTGCTGTTCCCTACAACGGGGGGCTAAGCTAGAACCTAGCTACTAGGCTACTATATGGCTACCTATACGGGTACCAATCTACAGTATCGGTATGTACACTCTTGATATTTTGTCAACAATCATTAATTTCGACAAAATAGATTGGTATTTGGTACCAACCACTCATTTcgtatgaaattttttgggcAATGCTGACTTTATCATCACGTTCAAGTTCTGTTACTTAGATAGAAACACGTCTTGTTTAGATTAGATCAGTATACCAGTACAAAGTACTAGCACATTAATTATTTGAGTAAATCTAAACTACACCAAATTGAATCAATCTTTAACCACTTCAACTAACAATGCTATCAATTGAATCCTGCAGGCTCATTTGCACGTTTTAAACAGCTCTCAAGTTTCTGAGATCATatgaataaaaaccaaataGAATCTAGCAAAGATATAAAGTTTGTGGCCATGCCATTACGCCAAATCTTTACAAAAACAAGATGtacgtttttttttctggCATGGTGGCATGCATGTCTGTTTTTGCATATGCAACTCTTTCTGGAATCTCAAGCTTTACACAGAAGCTAATGACCGCTAGTAGACTAGTGGTAGGTCTCCAAAAGTACTTTTGCCTGAGCTGTAGAAGACCATGTAGCATACAGTGCAGTGCTGGACCACAGTTTTTGAGCATTTATATTGCTTGGGATTATTGGGTCATAGTCATATGCGTAAAAATAGGTCAGACAAGAAAACGATCTGTCATAGGAGGCGGGTTAACTTGATGATTATAAAGGGTGAATCTGAAGTGTTGTCAAGCTTGAAGATGAAATTTCAGGCTGTAATAGACAGGATTGTTAATTAGTAAATGCActaagaaattaaaagggtTTGTAAAGCAATAGCCCAGCTATGGAACGGTCCATTCTGTAAATGTACTAAGAAATTATTAAAAGGGTATACCTACAATCGTCTACCTACGAAACGggtattgatatatatatatatgccatcGAAAATGTATCATTATCATTGTCCtcaacaaaacataataatatgtTATCGACTAAAATAAGACTGACTTAACGAATAAGAATTGGAATTTAGTTAGCTCATGATTTTCATCAATTACCTAGTCCAATAGTGGGTTTTACTGCCCTAGCTTGAAGGACATTCGATTGCGTTGTATCTTCTGCAGGCTACAAATTAACTAATCAATGCATGTTGGCCTGCCATGTACAATGCATAGGAT
This genomic interval carries:
- the LOC18775992 gene encoding RINT1-like protein MAG2, coding for MESALPPASDLSPSIVSFLNDKFRTNANLNGAPALLSELQTQCGDLDRTLIDLNRSLGSSLLAYASFSDRVHGVLGDINAQLTGLGSSTRSRSSDGEGKERAEQILGEELPALAKEVARVESVRTYAETALKLQTMIGDIEDAVSSTMKKNSWKHSSKQNSEEMRLVAIKTLKLIEDILTSVTKTHPQWEHLVSAVDHRVDRALAILRPHAIADHRALLTSLGWPPPLAILTSSTPYTGRSTEVLNPLFTMQGDLKDQYCENFFALCSLQELQRRRKSRQLEGYNRELALHQPLWVIEELVNPISLASQRHFTKWVDKPEFIFALVYKITRDYVDSMDELLQPLVDEAMLTGYSCREEWISAMVSSLSTYLAKEIFPKYAGQLDEDSTTGSQSQARISWLYLVDLMISFDKQIKSLIEHSGILLSLQDDGDFSKVSSLSVFCDRPDWLDLWAEIELSDILEKLKPDTSDERNWTMKVQGAVLLSATEDYKAPAVCSAYLRCLSSVVDRCRSLPSISMRSRFLRLAAVPIIQKFLDCLLIRCQEAEGLTALTDDDALVKVANSINAARYFESVLKEWSEDVFFLEIWSGQSDQLGISVGDQNGNVEPVEGLESGIFYEEIVKLEEFRIEWAEKLSVVILRGFDAQCRDYMKNRRQWQEKSEDGWTVSKFLVGALDYLQGKMSVVENGLNGIDFVGVWRSLAAGIDRSFFNGILMSNVKFYDGGVERFGSDLEVLFGAFGAWCLRPEGFFPRVSEGLKLLKMEEEKLQNSLAGGEKWMKENGIRHLNVPDVEKIVKSRVFTS